In Conger conger chromosome 9, fConCon1.1, whole genome shotgun sequence, the genomic stretch AGATGTAAATGCAATCTTAAGCAATAACATGatttatttgaacaaaaaatATCTGCTCTATtcttagtggctaaggcacatggtTCTTTCAAAAGTGTGTTGAGGCTATAACGTAAACTTACCGTGTTCCGAACGCCatgttagctcaccatgtttcGAACAGTACACATGTCATGACAAATAACTAGAAAATTACTTCCAGGTCAGctttggcttgtgtgtgtgtgtgtgtgtgtctaaagtaTAATCCCTTCCGTCTTCAtaaaacttggtacgagtcacatacgcaatacatttcagcatacagtgacatggtaagagagctccactgtgacattgtacTGGGGAaaagctgttgctaatgagaaTACGAActgggcaggcttatacggcggTGTTCAGACCATCGTCACCTTATACGGTCTTCCGCATTTCTCAGGAGAAAAAATaccttctggtggaagcggccgcttcgcCGTGTTCAGTTCAAAACACGATGAGTTTACCTTAGGCTTTTCACCACATCACTTGAAAATATTGTTGCATAATCTGGAGCTATCAACAGACACAATATAACTGGACGGCTTGACCTTTATCAGATCCTCAAGACTTGTTGTATGTCAAAGTACACTGGCTAATGTAACTATGCCGTTGTACATTTTGACTGTTGTCTGAAAGCATAAGCAGTATAAGCACCTCTATCCACATATTAGGATCATGGGACAATCCAAATGAATTGTAACATAACAGCAGTATAATGTTGTTAAAtgagtgagaaatgtattgcatAGTAGGTAGAGAATTAATTTATATAAGGAGTGTTGCATTCTGGGAGTGTTGCACTGTGGCCATGCAATTCATATGAtcgcaaaagaaaaaaaaaatcacaattgtATAAACTGAATACCAGGATATGTTGGACACAGGAATCAGTTTTAGTTATTCAGAAACGTCATGTAATTTTTTCCATCCATGTGCAAATGTTTCATTCAGTGCACCAATAGCCAATATGTAATACATAATCAGAACACAGCGTTAGGGTGTTTTGAGGGCGACTGTCTATAGTGATCCATAGTTGTAACCATTtctaaactgaaaacaaaattgcTATCAATTTTAGGAAAACTGTGATAAGAGCTTGTTTAAAAATAGTGATTTTTGTGAAAAATTGTGGCTCCAATAGTGGATTGCATGGTAGAAAATTATTATTCCTAGTCCCAGTTCCCCCTCCTCTTGTCCAGGAAACGTCAGTATGTGTTATTTATCACCGACAGGCATGCAGCTGTCTATAGATGATCTGAACATGTTCTTTTAAGCCAGCTTCCCCTGGGTACTTTTCCTTACAAAAACATTGATTTGACCTCTCTGGACCTTCCACAGGCACACGTTCTACATCTTTGACAAAAGCCAAGGAAGCCTAACCATGAGCGCAGGCCTTAAGCCCTAACGAGAACTACACGGATGAAACAAGAGCTGGCCATTGACTCTGAAAATTGACTTGAGGTGTCTTGGAATTTTGCGTGAAGAATGATGTGCATTTTCAAGACACGTTGCTATCAGGAAACTCACCCCAGAACAATGAGTGAATAGtgaatttgacattttaatagAAAGCCCAGGTCTTGTAACATGCTGTGGCCCAAACGTGCCATTTTGTTAAGAGTATGCCTGGGGCTTTCATTCTATTCACCCTTGAACATCTACAAatacataacatacagtacatttaaaaaaaactgtactaCCAATGGGCTCTCTTGTAAAGGGGTGGCACCAGGGATTTTCAGCCCCATTAAAATATATCACTTTGGGCCCCATTTACTCCAGGCTACCCCATCCCGGCACAATTGTTTTAGGACCCCAGTCAGTCAGGCCCCGCCCATACGGCAACCCTGCTCTTGTTATTAatttcaattttaaaatgtcaggtatgaatacatatatattagtgtaattattgtaatacaataataataatataactaTATCATTATAATTAAAGATCATttcataatataattattatgaagcaaggatcatttttttaaaggttgcAGGAAGGCCTGGTTGCATTTCCATCATTTGCTTGCTCTTGAGCCAATACCCTTGATCAAGCACATTCCACTGGAAAACTTTCAGCAAAAGCTTATTATTTCCAACCCACCTTTCCAGGCGCTGTGACAAATCCATGTCCCTACGCCGACCATCATGACTCACCTTAAACAACTCACAGAACACTTCCTTTATAAAAGCGGCTTGTCACCTGAAAACCAAGCAACACTGGCCCCTAAATCCAAACCGACGTCTTGCCATTTTTTACTATGGCCCCGGGTTTCTCAGTGCTCGATTTCGGCCTGGCCCCTTGCTTTTCCTGGGCCGTGTTGACCCGGTTCTGCTCCGCCACAGTGCCCCCCGAGGCAGGGCTGCTTGTTCGAGAGGGCTGCGGGTTgctcttgttgttgttgtatgtCTGGAAGGCCATGTCCAGCTGCTCCTGGGCCACCCTCAGGTGGCGGTGCAGGCTGGCCAGTTCCGAGGGGATGTTGTCATCGGGGCTGGTGCACTGCTGCTCCTGGGCCACGTTAGCCAGGTTCTGCTCGTGAGGTATGAGGCTGTTGGGGATCGGACCGGGCTTGTCCGACTTCATCACCAGGTTGTATCCTGGGGGCGAGGCGGGGATGTTCCGGGCATAGGGGTAGCTGTATGAGGGCCGCCGCCCTTTGCTGCGCCGTCTGTGTAGCATGTCCCGGAAGGCCCCGATGCCCAGGTGAATCATCTCGCAGATGTTGAGCAGTAGGCAAAGGCAGCTCACCACATACATGATGAGGAGGAAGATGGTCTTCTCCGTGGGTCGGGAGATGAAGCAGTCTACCTTGTGAGGGCAGGGACTCTTGTTGCAGACGTAGGACGGGTCGACATGGAATCCATACAGGAGGTACTGGCCTGCCAGGAAGCCCACCTCAAAGACAGCCCGGGCGAGGAGCTGCAGCACGTAGATCCGCATCAAGCCCTCCTCCATGATCCTCCGCCGGCCGTCATGCTTCTGCTGGTCCCGTCCAGGGGGCTTGGCTGGCTCCGGCTTGATCTCCTGCACCTCCAGAGTGTCCTCGTAGATCatgggctcctcctcttcctcttcctccaggaCCTCCTCCAGGGTGTGGGTAGCCCTCCATTTGATGGCGTGAGGCTTCTTACGGGACCTGTGATACTTACGGCGCTCCTCTTCTGAGGTGCGGGCGATCTTGTGGATGGCGTAGCCCAGGTACATGATGGAGGGGGTGGAGATCATGATGATCTGGAAGACCCAGAAGCGGACGTGTGAGAGGGGAGCGAAGGCATCGTAGCACACGTTGTCGCAGCCGGGCTGCTTGGTGTTGCAGGTGAACTTGGCTTGCTCGTCAGAGTAGATGGACTCACCACCGACCGCCGTCAGGACAATGCGGAAGATGATCAGGACAGTCAGCCACACCTTCCCCACAAACGTGGAGTGGTTGTGGATTTCTTCTAGAAGACGGGTGAGAAAACTCCAGCTCATGTTGGTCATAGGGCCTGTTCAACTAAAACCTGCAAGCACAGAAATGTAGTTAGATAGTTCAGATACAGATCTCACCACATACACTAACCAGTGTGACTATATTTACCAACCAGCTGTAAAACAGCTGTGTTGGTACATGTTGcttatttttacaaattaatACATTATCTAAAGACATTCATTGTGCTTTGCACACATGTGGTGACAGAAATTTtaataaaactatattttttattaaatgtaagaAAGTGCCTATGCTCATAACTCGGCATACTTCCTTTAGCACATTGTATGAGTCTGTGAGTAAACCTCAGGCCTTCCCTGTCTGATGCAACCTCTGCCAGTTAAAAGCCAAAATATTAATAGCCCAATTAAATTAACAGTACATTTTCCACAAAGTATCTGAACAGGAAAAAACTCCAAGGCAAGTCAATGACTAATGCTAATTAGATTCAACTGCTGTAAGTATAATTCCTCAgccataaaaaaaagaaaaaaaaaagttacatcaGTGACTGgttccatatatatataaaaccaaTGCTACCTAAAATTTAGGTAGctttttcatacatttgataAATACAAAAGTCTCACATTTAACTTTCTCTTCTGTATTTATGAATCAAGCAGACAAAAATACTAAAACTGCAATTGTCCAGTCCAGTGAACACAAAATCTAGGCTTAGAGTTGTCATTAAAAGACAGAAGAATATTGAGCAACATACATAAGTCTCATTCGAATGAAACTCAACTATACATTTCAGGCATGACAGATACATTTTGTGAATTAGTATTTGCAGTTTGTATAGAGTACAGTGTTCCTGTTTGTAAATTATTCAACATGCATATGGTACACATTTTCTCAATAACTGTCAGTTGTGCTGGAAGATAAGCCTGAAGATAGTTTGACATGTTTGAGATAATTCTCAGTAAAGATGCTGGCAGACAGTTACAGGCAATACACAAGACTTGCAGTTCTGTGTGATCACAACCGACAAAAGTAATTTGTGTTTAATGACAGGGGACAATAATTGCATATTAGATGTTTCAGATGtacatatttatgcatttattacaATTTGTAATATCTGCTCATAAAGCTAAAACACTGTTTCTCCAATGAATGCTGCCTTAAAGTACTGTTCCACTATTTAATGCATTCACAAAATTAATCTTAGATCTCCTCAATTCCATCATATGTTCCTACACAGTGCAAACAAAGAGGCAggcaataaagaaaaaaatacacatggatGGATTACTTACTGATCATGTCCTCACCCTGAGAGGAGCACTAAGCTCTAGATTGTGAATTTGCGATGCGCTTCATTAGCTGAAAGACCTCTGGTGCATCGCCAGCTTGTTTCCTTTGAAACATCTTGTCTGAACATGACTTTAGCATGGTATTTAAATTCCAGCCACCTCATTCTGCAGAATGTGGACATGGCTCTAAACAAACCGACAGTTATATACTTGGGAACTGAAGACCTGACCAAGcctgaaaactgaaaacaccAGGCACCACTCATATTTCAATACCAGTTAGAGGGTTCATTTCCAAAAAGATTTGCACTTGCAGTCAGCTTTGTGAGATGGTCATAGTTTTATGTGGGTCAACATCATTTCAgccacagaaatacagaaatacagaaaaaagaaaaaaaaaacactcaacatgCCATTCATTCAGTGGAtgcaaattgtgtttttttttttaaatattgggtTAATATTTTGGGTACAACAAGAGAATTGCATTTGCAGGCATTGACAGTGCCAAGAAAAATGAGCAATCATGAGCTGCAACAATTCTTGATGTTCATGACAGGACTTGTTGCCAACAAATCTGAATGTTGTTGAATCTGAATGTTTCTGTGacataaaacatacatacagtatgtttttaattaataatacaatttcatgataaaaacacaaaactactATATAGTTACAGTTATAAtagtacttttttttattttcctatgGTATAATACTTTGTTAAATCCTGCCACACAGAGCTAAAATGAACGAGAGCCGTTGAGAAAGTCAAATGTGAGGGAAAATGCTCCAAGATCAGTTGCATCTTTAATTCAGTGAATGACTGAGGGCTACAGATGActctaaacatttattttcatgtgcTATAAGTCTTGACAGCAACTCGAAGTGACAAGCCTGCATAGTCGTTTGAGCACCAAGATAATATACTGTTGAGCAAAAAATAGTGCTCGTGCAATTTGCCTTTATTTAGTCAGAAGCCAAACTAAAATGGGACCCACCCAGGGAACCACAGACTGATAACACAGTTTTAATACAGAGAAGAGACTTAAGCCATAAAACAGTAATGGCCAAAACCCTTGAGGGCTTACTTTAGAGCAGTCTTTAATTAACAAGTGATTTACTGCGGCAGAACAGAGCATGCCCCATCACCTTCTTGGATGGAAATATCTTATCCCGTCTGGAAACTGGAAATACTattggttgtttttgttgttgagatgaattgaactggtcaagctggccataAATTGgtctatgagctggtcaaccaactagtgctgttagcttgtctgagctggtagctggtctgaactgatcaacgagctaccagctgtttcaaaacctttttttttttcagcagggagcttTTCCATGAGATGAATTTATTGCCTTGTTAACTGCTAAGAACTCACTACACGGTGCTGTTGCATGTAAAACTAATTGTCTGTGGGGGGGCTTAGCCTTCCCAAACCTCAAATCCTGACTACGCCCCTGCTGAGGAGACTTCCTCAGCTATCTGGATCTGTGCGGAAATAAAAACACCCGTTCGCTCTTTCCATCGGAACAGCTGGAAGCGGGAGCAGGGCTCTGGAGCAGCTCTAATTCCACCCCGGGACAGGAGTGAGGGCCAGCGGTCCGGCATCATGGCAGGGCAGAGGCGACCGCTCTCTCATTCTTCCGCTTTGAGGAGGGCCCTGCCATATCAGCTCAGCATTTCCAATTTCATGTGCTAAACCTTTCGAATTCGATACAAGCTCAGAATGCCTAGTTTATAGTGATGTTTTTCACTGGGCAGATGCCGCGGCCGTGCGCGAGAGGATAGAAGGCATTATGAAAGCACACAAAGTGATCCCTGTGCGTGAAATGAGTTACTGAAGTTGATTtggtgtcaatatctcaaaagctATGGGAGGAGTAGGCGGAAAGAATACCcagaggaaaaataataataatcttgaaTTCCGGATAACAATTCTTTGCAATCACACTAATtcatgttaagattaaccagataaagatttaattgaGATTTGACGACATAACAGAGTgaaaaactgtagtagttgtgcttcaggtgctgttcggaACATTGTGATTAGGTGTtcggaacattgtgagctaacacagggaagttgtgtagttatttgttgttttctctataattattggtccaattaaCACAAAtccaagtgttttagtgtctggaaTAGCCAATAAGcaaataaaccacattcctcaggagaaaaactacaatTTAACagatgttaacttctggtggaagcagcTGCTTCCCCATGTTCGGAATACACTGAGTTAgcctattttttctttttcttttttttctctattgTAGAGGAAAAAGGATTCAATTCATCAtgcatatacaaataaatagtaTGAAAGTTCATTAATAAGAAACCTTACAAAGTTAAATGATCAATTCCATCCCTCaagatgcatttattttaaaaagccacTGTATGTAGATCTACTGTaaactttttctctctctgtgactctctgtgCGATTGGCTCATTGTTATAAACACGGCCCTTTTTATATGAATGTGCAGATAGCTTCAGACTTTGGTTATCAGAAACCATAACCTGCGTTATGATACCTGTTATCTGTGATTGCCATGTTTAGGATTTGTTGACACCGCTGTCTTGAATTTAGCTTGACTAAGTTGAGATACTttcgtgatacaggcccctgctAACCTGTTTTGTATTACTCTTTATATTGTTTGCATCTTGCTGCCTTTTATATTGTTTGCATCTTGCTGCCTGTCCAGTCCTTTGTTGATTAAACACCCTGAACCTGCTTCCTGAGTCATTGATGATTCATTCCAGTATAAGAGagctacagtcaggtccagaattattggcacccttgatgaaaatgagcaaaaaaaggctgtataaaataaacaactcaTATaatgagctacattttatgtccGAACATacgggaaaacaatatacttttatcctaatacaattattctaatttttcttttctttttattgagtgatgctattttttatgaaaaatgtaggtggcacccttaaagattttttttaataaaaccaaacaaagttaaatctgcagtaaaattCTACTTACTTAAGTTAAACTCAGTCTTAAGTAACTGTATTGTGGCCTtacaccacttcctgtttccctagggtaaaaaaaatgtggtaacacacacatctatcaccatggggaaagtcaaagaactgtcaaatcaaaagagacagatggttgttgacctacacaagtcaggtaatgcgtacaaaaaaccccataaacggttaaacataccactaaccACTGTTAGGGCAATAATCAAAAAGTTTCAAACATCTGGAACAGTAGCatacttgccaggaagaggacacaagtgcatgttgcccccacacacagtgaggtGAAGGAGGCAAAGAAGAACCCAAGGACTACAGTTCAAGAACTACAGACTTTAGTTGCGTCTTGGGGTGACAaagtctcaaaatcaaccataagatgccacctccataccagcagggtctttggaagggttgcatgaagaaagcccttactgagagcaATCAACAAATTCAAGCGTCTGGAGTTTGCAAAAAGACATTGGAACTATGACTGGTAcagggtgctatggtcagatgagaccattTTTTGGCCATGTACACCGTCGGCATGTTTGCCGTCAAAAAAGGGATGCATACAAcgaaaagcacctcatacctaccatCAA encodes the following:
- the gjc2 gene encoding gap junction protein gamma 2; this encodes MTNMSWSFLTRLLEEIHNHSTFVGKVWLTVLIIFRIVLTAVGGESIYSDEQAKFTCNTKQPGCDNVCYDAFAPLSHVRFWVFQIIMISTPSIMYLGYAIHKIARTSEEERRKYHRSRKKPHAIKWRATHTLEEVLEEEEEEEPMIYEDTLEVQEIKPEPAKPPGRDQQKHDGRRRIMEEGLMRIYVLQLLARAVFEVGFLAGQYLLYGFHVDPSYVCNKSPCPHKVDCFISRPTEKTIFLLIMYVVSCLCLLLNICEMIHLGIGAFRDMLHRRRSKGRRPSYSYPYARNIPASPPGYNLVMKSDKPGPIPNSLIPHEQNLANVAQEQQCTSPDDNIPSELASLHRHLRVAQEQLDMAFQTYNNNKSNPQPSRTSSPASGGTVAEQNRVNTAQEKQGARPKSSTEKPGAIVKNGKTSVWI